The Bdellovibrio sp. ZAP7 DNA segment TTGAATCTTTTTTCAACTGATCGATGGAGTAAACGTCAGGCTCAGATTTCATCAACCAATATTTCATGACTGCGCCTCTTTAGTTTCTTTCACTTTGCCGGATTTAAAGAACCATTGGCCCTCTTGACGGCGGAAAGTGGAAACTTCGTGATGAACGTATTCTTCGTCATCAACGGAATAGAAAGCTTTGAATTCAACAGTTCCTTTGTTGGCTTTTTCTTCAGCTTTAATAATTTCAAGTTTTAAGAATTTAGCGCGCTCGGCCCATTCTTGGTTCGCTTCATCATCGATGTCGCCCAAAGATTGAGGGTCGGTTGTATCGCGCAAGTACTGCATTTGATTTTTCGCAAAAGCAGCATAACGAGAACGCATCAAGGCTTCCGCCGTTGGCGCTGTCGCTTTTCCAGAGTGGTAGACACCACAACATTCACTATAGTTTTTGTCGGATCCGCATGGGCATTTCATAGGGAGGCAACCTAACACAGTGCGCGCCCAAAAAGCACCTGCAAAAGCAAAATTGCCCTCTCTTTGGGAGTCCAGATTCGGCAGGGAACGCGGCGCATCCCCAATGGGTACGGCGTACCTTTTTGAGAGGGCAGGCCCTACAATAATTTCATTGTGAGGTGCGTATGCAAAGATGGGCTCTGATTACTGGGGCAACGGCGGGTATTGGTTGGGCGACAGCAGAGGCTTTAGCGGCTCAACATTTTTCATTAATTATCACAGGTCGCCGCATGGACAGGCTTGATGAATTGGAAGCCACTCTTCATAAAAAATTCCCTCAGATCAAAGTCATCAAAGCCAGCTTTGACGTTTCTGATCGTTTTGAAGTGAGTGAATTTATGAAAGCCCACCAAGCGGATTTGCCAAACGTGGAAGTGCTTGTGAATAATGCGGGCCTGGCAAAGGGCACCGACAAAATGCAAGACGGCTCTTTGGATGACTGGGAGACGATGATCGATACGAACATCAAAGGTTTGCTTTTCATCACTCGCGGAGTGGTTGAACACATGGTCAAAAAAAATTCCGGCCACATCGTAAACTTGGGTTCCGTTGCGGGCCGATGGACCTATC contains these protein-coding regions:
- a CDS encoding YchJ family protein encodes the protein MKCPCGSDKNYSECCGVYHSGKATAPTAEALMRSRYAAFAKNQMQYLRDTTDPQSLGDIDDEANQEWAERAKFLKLEIIKAEEKANKGTVEFKAFYSVDDEEYVHHEVSTFRRQEGQWFFKSGKVKETKEAQS
- a CDS encoding SDR family NAD(P)-dependent oxidoreductase, with amino-acid sequence MQRWALITGATAGIGWATAEALAAQHFSLIITGRRMDRLDELEATLHKKFPQIKVIKASFDVSDRFEVSEFMKAHQADLPNVEVLVNNAGLAKGTDKMQDGSLDDWETMIDTNIKGLLFITRGVVEHMVKKNSGHIVNLGSVAGRWTYPGGGVYCATKFAVRALSEGLRMDLLGTKVRVTNIEPGMVHTEFSFVRFDDQKKADKVYEGMMPLEPKDVAETIAWCVARPAHVNIQELVIYPTDQAHVGMVNRRS